One region of Salvia miltiorrhiza cultivar Shanhuang (shh) chromosome 3, IMPLAD_Smil_shh, whole genome shotgun sequence genomic DNA includes:
- the LOC131016590 gene encoding sulfoquinovosyl transferase SQD2, with translation MPTSSLSPPPFSLPTSSSSFCSYSFPPTLFNSLVSSSCAPRTRKPIALNCVKARSLQHRRPKSSAELRIMRVRSSNNAGTSNVTIKEHNEGEEDDNSPTSLEQEANSRPRRIALFVEPSPFSYVSGYKNRFQNFIKYLREMGDEVMVVTTHEGLPEEFYGAKLIGSRSFPLPWYRNVPMSLALSPRIISAVARFKPDIIHASSPGIMVFGALLIAKLLSVPIVMSYHTHIPVYIPRYTFSWLVKPMWLVLKFLHRAADLTLVPSVAIANDLEAARVTAANRIRLWNKGVDSESFNPRFRSHEMRLRLSNGEPDRPLIIHVGRLGVEKNLDFLKGVMDRLPEARIAFIGDGPYRAELEQIFAGMPAIFTGMLQGEELSQAYASGDIFVMPSESETLGFVVLEAMSSGLPVVAARAGGIPDIISQEQQGNTGYLYNPGDLEDCLSKLQPLLHDQQLRESIGKAARAEMEKYDWRAATRKVRNEQYSAAIWFWRKKRALFLRPFQWLFRRPFRLPAVQI, from the exons ATGCccacttcttctctctcccctcCTCCTTTCTCTCTCCCCACTTCCTCATCTTCTTTTTGCTCTTACTCATTCCCACCTACACTCTTCAATTCCCTAGTTTCTAGCTCTTGTGCACCGAGAACAAGAAAGCCCATCGCTCTAAATTGTGTAAAGGCGCGATCTTTGCAGCATAGGAGGCCCAAGAGTAGTGCGGAATTGAGAATTATGAGAGTGAGATCATCTAATAATGCAGGTACCAGCAATGTAACAATCAAGGAGCATAATGAAGGAGAGGAAGATGATAATTCTCCTACTTCGCTCGAACAAGAGGCGAATTCGAGGCCTAGGCGTATCGCTCTCTTTGTTGAGCCCTCTCCATTTTC TTATGTCTCTGGATATAAAAACAGGTTCCAGAATTTCATTAAATACTTGCGCGAAATGGGTGATGAg GTCATGGTTGTAACAACTCATGAAGGACTGCCTGAGGAGTTTTATGGAGCTAAATTGATTGGATCGAGAAG CTTTCCTCTTCCCTGGTACAGAAACGTGCCTATGTCGCTAGCACTTAGCCCAAGAATAATCTCAGCAGTTGCACGATTCAAGCCTGATATCATACATGCGTCATCCCCTGGCATTATG GTGTTCGGTGCTCTCCTCATCGCGAAATTACTATCTGTACCAATAGTGATGTCGTATCACACCCATATTCCTGT ATATATCCCAAGATACACTTTCAGTTGGCTGGTAAAACCAATGTGGTTGGTTTTAA AATTTCTGCATCGAGCTGCTGATCTTACACTGGTGCCTTCGGTTGCTATTGCAAATGATCTAGAAGCAGCGAGAGTGACAGCAG CTAACAGAATACGGCTCTGGAACAAGGGTGTTGATTCCGAGAGCTTCAACCCCCGTTTTCGCTCCCATGAAATGAGACTAAGATTGAG CAACGGAGAACCAGACAGACCATTGATAATTCACGTAGGGCGCCTTGGAGTTGAGAAGAATTTGGATTTCCTGAAAGG TGTCATGGACAGGCTGCCAGAAGCTCGAATAGCCTTCATTGGAGACGGGCCATACAG GGCGGAGCTGGAGCAGATTTTCGCAGGCATGCCTGCAATATTCACAGGGATGTTACAAGGAGAAGAGCTCTCACAAGCATATGCTAGTGGAGATATCTTCGTGATGCCCTCGGAGTCGGAGACTCTAGGGTTCGTTGTTTTGGAGGCCATGTCATCCGGTCTTCCCGTCGTTGCTGCTCGTGCTGGAGGAATCCCGGATATCATCTCCCAGGAGCAGCAGGGGAACACAGGCTATCTGTACAACCCCGGCGATCTTGAAGACTGCTTGAGCAAACTCCAACCCCTTCTGCACGACCAACAACTCCGGGAAAGCATTGGCAAAGCAGCGCGCGCTGAGATGGAGAAGTACGATTGGAGGGCCGCCACTCGCAAGGTCAGAAACGAACAATACAGTGCCGCCATTTGGTTCTGGAGGAAGAAGAGAGCGCTCTTCTTGCGACCTTTCCAATGGCTGTTCCGTCGCCCCTTCCGCCTCCCCGCCGTGCAAATCTAA
- the LOC131016589 gene encoding laccase-4-like translates to MDSWMIRAFILAACLLPMMVESRVRHYKFNVVMKNTSRLCSTKPIVTINGNFPGPTIYAREDDTVLVKVVNHVNYNVSIHWHGIRQLRTGWADGPAYITQCPIQTGQSFVYNFTITGQRGTLLWHAHILWLRATVHGALVILPKLGIPYPFPKPDHERVVILAEWWKSDTEDVINEAMNSGLAPNVSDAHTINGYPGPSPNCSSIDGYQLDVRAGKSYLLRLINAALNEELFYKIAGHNFTVVEVDATYVKPFQTDTVVIAPGQTTNVIITANKRGGKFAMTASTFMDTPVVAIDNVTAMATLHYSGTLSASPTTLTATPARNATPVADTFATSLRSLNSKTYPANVPQRVDRSLFFAVGLGVNACPTCKAANGSRVVASVNNITFVMPTTALLQAHFFNITGVYTTDFPGNPPTPFNYTGAPPQGLATTTATKVYRLPYNATVQVVLQDTGIIAAENHPVHLHGFNFFVVGKGLGNFNSKTDPKKFNLVDPVERNTVAVPSGGWVAIRFTADNPGVWFMHCHLEVHTTWGLKMAFQVDNGKGPNQSLLPPPQDLPTCS, encoded by the exons ATGGATTCTTGGATGATTAGGGCTTTCATTCTCGCTGCTTGCTTGCTTCCTATGATGGTCGAATCTAGAGTTCGCCATTACAAGTTCAAC GTGGTAATGAAAAATACTAGTCGCTTGTGTTCGACGAAACCAATTGTTACTATAAATGGGAACTTTCCAGGACCAACCATTTATGCGCGAGAAGACGACACAGTGCTAGTTAAGGTGGTCAACCATGTCAACTACAACGTCTCCATCCATTG GCACGGAATCAGGCAGCTTCGGACAGGGTGGGCCGATGGGCCTGCATATATCACCCAGTGTCCGATTCAGACTGGCCAAAGCTTTGTCTACAACTTCACCATCACGGGCCAGAGAGGCACGCTGCTTTGGCACGCTCACATCCTGTGGCTCAGAGCCACCGTCCACGGCGCCCTCGTCATCTTGCCTAAGCTTGGGATTCCTTACCCTTTCCCCAAACCTGACCACGAACGAGTCGTCATCCTCG CTGAATGGTGGAAATCGGACACCGAAGATGTGATCAATGAGGCCATGAATTCCGGGCTCGCCCCCAACGTCTCCGATGCCCACACCATCAACGGCTATCCCGGGCCTTCCCCTAATTGTTCCTCCATAG ATGGGTACCAACTAGATGTTAGAGCGGGCAAATCATACCTCCTCCGCCTAATCAACGCTGCGCTGAACGAAGAGCTCTTCTACAAGATCGCCGGCCACAATTTCACCGTCGTGGAAGTCGACGCCACTTACGTGAAACCCTTCCAGACCGACACCGTGGTCATCGCCCCGGGCCAAACCACCAACGTCATCATCACGGCCAACAAGCGCGGCGGCAAGTTCGCCATGACGGCCTCCACCTTCATGGACACCCCCGTGGTGGCCATCGACAACGTAACCGCCATGGCCACGCTCCACTACTCCGGCACGCTCTCGGCCAGCCCCACCACTCTGACCGCCACCCCGGCCCGCAACGCCACCCCCGTGGCCGACACCTTCGCCACCTCCCTCCGCAGCCTCAACTCCAAAACCTACCCCGCAAACGTCCCGCAAAGGGTGGACCGCTCGCTCTTCTTCGCAGTCGGGCTCGGCGTCAACGCCTGCCCGACCTGCAAAGCCGCCAACGGAAGCCGAGTGGTCGCGAGCGTCAACAACATCACGTTTGTGATGCCGACCACCGCTTTGCTCCAGGCACATTTCTTCAACATCACGGGAGTCTACACCACCGACTTCCCCGGGAACCCGCCCACGCCCTTCAACTACACCGGCGCCCCGCCGCAGGGCTtggccaccaccaccgccaccaaGGTTTACCGGCTGCCGTACAATGCCACGGTTCAGGTGGTTTTGCAGGACACCGGGATCATCGCGGCTGAAAACCACCCCGTTCATCTCCATGGATTCAATTTCTTCGTAGTGGGCAAAGGATTGGGGAATTTCAACTCGAAAACGGATCCGAAAAAGTTCAACCTGGTGGATCCGGTGGAGAGGAACACGGTGGCGGTGCCGTCGGGTGGATGGGTGGCCATCAGATTCACGGCCGACAATCCAGGAGTGTGGTTCATGCATTGCCACTTGGAAGTGCACACCACGTGGGGGCTCAAAATGGCCTTCCAAGTCGATAACGGAAAGGGCCCAAATCAGTCGCTCTTGCCGCCGCCTCAAGATTTACCCACATGCTCATAA